The Campylobacter sp. CNRCH_2014_0184h genome has a window encoding:
- a CDS encoding 2,3,4,5-tetrahydropyridine-2,6-carboxylate N-succinyltransferase, protein MPIESKEEFLNLIKQIEQRINYKKPKAFAIARLDLSQVDPSKKLQANFGVINFEQNYAAAAVMFEAFFRRGVDVDFNESEFVATLIKDDLDFALECFAPFLQEQGHKNIEAIKAAKENFRENAFSFVCIFEDEAPKSLESVYLKLYLLSNKKVPLRSLNLTGAFGILPNVAWSDNKPIDLDFLRENEIDLKMSGRYPRIDYVDKFPRFLAHVIPEDNTRILESSKVRMGAVLAAGTTIMPGAAYVNFNAGTTGACMVEGRISSSAVVGEGSDVGGGASILGVLSGTSGNAISIGKACLLGANSVTGIPLGDNCIVDAGIAVLEGTKFALKNKEELQKINPDFKFDKDIYKGLELAGLNGLHFRQDSQSGVMIAAFNKKAVKLNEDLH, encoded by the coding sequence ATGCCAATAGAAAGTAAAGAAGAATTTTTAAATTTAATCAAGCAAATCGAACAAAGGATTAATTATAAAAAGCCTAAAGCTTTTGCTATAGCAAGGCTTGATCTAAGTCAAGTTGATCCTAGTAAAAAACTTCAAGCTAATTTTGGTGTGATTAATTTTGAGCAAAATTATGCTGCTGCAGCTGTTATGTTTGAAGCTTTTTTTAGAAGAGGGGTTGATGTTGATTTTAATGAAAGTGAGTTTGTGGCTACTTTGATTAAAGACGATTTGGATTTTGCACTTGAATGCTTTGCACCATTTTTGCAAGAGCAAGGTCATAAAAATATAGAAGCAATCAAAGCAGCAAAGGAAAATTTTAGAGAAAATGCTTTTTCTTTTGTTTGTATTTTTGAAGATGAAGCACCAAAAAGTTTAGAAAGTGTGTATTTGAAACTTTATTTGCTTTCCAATAAAAAAGTACCTTTAAGAAGCTTAAATTTAACAGGTGCTTTTGGTATTTTACCAAATGTTGCATGGAGTGATAATAAGCCTATTGATTTAGACTTTTTAAGAGAAAATGAGATTGATTTAAAAATGAGTGGAAGATATCCAAGGATTGATTATGTAGATAAATTTCCAAGATTTTTAGCTCATGTTATTCCTGAGGATAATACTAGAATTTTAGAAAGCTCTAAAGTAAGAATGGGTGCGGTTTTAGCTGCAGGCACTACTATAATGCCAGGGGCTGCTTATGTGAATTTTAATGCAGGTACAACTGGAGCTTGTATGGTAGAAGGGCGTATTAGTTCTTCAGCTGTTGTGGGCGAAGGTAGCGATGTAGGAGGCGGTGCTTCTATACTTGGTGTTTTAAGTGGTACAAGTGGTAATGCTATTAGCATCGGTAAAGCTTGTCTTTTGGGTGCAAATTCAGTTACTGGAATTCCTTTAGGGGATAATTGTATCGTTGATGCGGGTATTGCTGTTTTAGAAGGGACTAAATTTGCTTTAAAAAATAAAGAAGAACTTCAAAAAATCAACCCTGATTTTAAATTTGATAAAGATATATACAAAGGTTTAGAATTAGCAGGATTAAATGGCTTACATTTTAGACAAGATTCTCAAAGTGGAGTGATGATAGCAGCTTTTAATAAAAAGGCTGTAAAACTTAATGAAGATTTGCATTAA
- a CDS encoding bifunctional 2-C-methyl-D-erythritol 4-phosphate cytidylyltransferase/2-C-methyl-D-erythritol 2,4-cyclodiphosphate synthase — protein MLDISLIMLSAGESSRFNAPVKKQFLRLGEQPLWLYATKNLSSFYPFKQIVVTSGNISYMKKFAPEYKFVQGGTTRAQSLLNALSMVESEYVLVSDVARVLISKNLFNNIIENHDKADCITPVLKVSDTTIYAQEAIDRDKIKLIQTPQLSRTSMLKKALEQSSNFTDDSTAIQAIGGKIWYVQGDELAKKITFKEDLKSLNLPKPSWDIFNGSGFDVHEFGEQRALLLGGVKVHESMGLKAHSDGDVLAHALIDALLGAAGLGDIGELFPDNDMQYKNADSMLLLQIAYTLVQNYGFELVNADITIIAQTPKMKDFKEAIAFNIAKTLKTTPNKINIKATTTEHLGFVGRKEGIAVLASVNLKYFDWMKL, from the coding sequence ATGTTAGATATTTCCTTGATTATGCTATCTGCGGGAGAATCATCAAGATTTAATGCTCCGGTAAAAAAGCAGTTTTTACGACTAGGTGAACAACCTTTATGGCTTTATGCTACTAAAAATTTAAGTTCTTTTTATCCTTTTAAACAAATAGTTGTTACTTCTGGTAATATTTCTTATATGAAAAAATTTGCCCCTGAATATAAATTTGTCCAAGGTGGTACAACTAGAGCACAATCTTTACTCAATGCTTTAAGTATGGTTGAGAGTGAATATGTTTTAGTTAGTGATGTTGCAAGGGTTTTAATTTCTAAAAACCTTTTTAACAATATCATAGAAAATCATGACAAAGCTGATTGTATTACACCTGTTTTAAAAGTAAGTGATACTACAATTTATGCTCAAGAAGCTATCGATAGAGATAAAATCAAACTCATACAAACCCCTCAACTTTCGCGCACAAGTATGCTAAAAAAAGCTTTAGAACAAAGCTCAAACTTCACCGATGATAGTACAGCTATACAAGCTATTGGTGGTAAAATTTGGTATGTACAAGGTGATGAGTTGGCGAAAAAAATTACCTTTAAAGAAGATTTGAAAAGCTTAAATTTACCAAAACCATCTTGGGATATTTTTAATGGAAGTGGTTTTGATGTGCATGAATTTGGAGAGCAAAGAGCCTTGCTTTTGGGTGGAGTAAAAGTACATGAAAGTATGGGTTTAAAAGCTCATTCTGATGGAGATGTATTAGCTCATGCACTAATTGATGCGCTTTTGGGTGCAGCAGGGCTTGGAGATATTGGTGAACTTTTCCCAGATAATGATATGCAGTATAAAAATGCTGATTCTATGCTTTTATTACAAATCGCTTATACTTTGGTGCAAAATTATGGTTTTGAGCTTGTAAATGCTGATATTACCATCATAGCCCAAACACCTAAAATGAAAGATTTTAAAGAAGCTATTGCTTTTAATATAGCTAAAACATTAAAAACCACACCAAATAAAATCAATATCAAAGCTACCACTACAGAACATCTAGGTTTTGTAGGAAGGAAAGAAGGGATTGCTGTTTTAGCAAGTGTAAATTTAAAATATTTTGATTGGATGAAATTATGA
- a CDS encoding Mrp/NBP35 family ATP-binding protein, whose product MKEKIEERLKQVIYPGFKKDIVSFGFVKKIEANENQAHIVVEIVSANAQIAQELRLNIANALKDLNLELNLEIIQPKIPEEKSNSRSGKNIAPQIKNFLMISSGKGGVGKSTTTLNLAISLAKMGKRVGLLDADIYGPNIPRMLGESKSKPEIVGQKIRPILSHGVYMMSMGVLIEEGKGLMWRGSMIMKAIEQLLADVLWPELDVLLLDMPPGTGDAQITLAQSVPVSAGVCVSTPQVVSLDDSKRALDMFEKLHIPVAGIIENMSGFLCPDNGKEYDIFGKGTTEEMAKAYKCEVLAQIPIEMSVREGGDSGKPVSFYMPESVSSKRYLQAAEKIWEFIEKVNQEGKVDNSAIQPVMNGKSACSQ is encoded by the coding sequence TTGAAGGAAAAAATCGAAGAAAGACTAAAACAAGTTATATATCCAGGCTTTAAAAAAGATATAGTTAGTTTTGGTTTTGTAAAAAAAATTGAAGCAAATGAAAATCAAGCTCATATAGTAGTTGAAATCGTTTCAGCTAATGCTCAAATCGCACAAGAGCTTAGACTAAATATTGCAAATGCTTTAAAAGATTTAAATTTAGAGCTTAATTTAGAAATCATTCAACCAAAAATTCCTGAAGAAAAAAGCAATTCAAGAAGTGGTAAAAATATCGCTCCACAAATTAAAAATTTCCTTATGATTTCAAGCGGTAAAGGTGGGGTAGGTAAAAGTACTACAACTTTAAATTTAGCGATTTCTTTAGCTAAAATGGGCAAAAGAGTAGGGCTTTTAGATGCGGATATTTATGGGCCAAATATACCAAGAATGTTAGGTGAGAGTAAAAGCAAGCCTGAAATTGTAGGTCAAAAAATTCGTCCTATTTTATCTCATGGGGTTTATATGATGAGTATGGGTGTGCTAATAGAAGAAGGTAAAGGTTTGATGTGGCGTGGTTCTATGATTATGAAAGCAATTGAGCAACTTTTAGCTGATGTGCTTTGGCCTGAACTTGATGTATTATTGCTTGATATGCCTCCAGGAACTGGTGATGCGCAAATTACCCTAGCTCAAAGTGTGCCAGTGAGTGCAGGTGTGTGTGTAAGTACTCCTCAAGTAGTGTCTTTAGATGATAGCAAAAGAGCGCTAGATATGTTTGAAAAATTACACATTCCTGTTGCGGGTATTATAGAAAATATGAGTGGCTTTTTATGTCCTGATAATGGCAAAGAATATGATATCTTTGGTAAAGGCACCACAGAAGAAATGGCAAAAGCTTATAAATGTGAAGTTTTAGCTCAAATTCCTATCGAAATGAGTGTAAGAGAAGGTGGAGATAGTGGTAAGCCTGTAAGTTTTTATATGCCTGAGAGTGTAAGTTCAAAAAGATATTTGCAAGCTGCTGAAAAAATCTGGGAATTTATAGAAAAGGTTAATCAAGAAGGTAAAGTAGATAATTCAGCTATTCAACCTGTAATGAATGGCAAAAGTGCGTGCTCGCAATAA
- a CDS encoding response regulator transcription factor — MKVLIVENEFYLAQSIGSKLNSIGYDCDIIANVNELTHHDYEIILLSTSMANFEHIIEIFKHKIIILLISYISSDTVLAPLKSGASDYIQKPFMIEELMRKIKHFQEFKKITMLNSTYQAYLKHKFETAKLPTFDYKKFKLPLILKTNNQIFADHFVFNYTNEHNIANVYIDLSHQQNLDKIFKDNSLYYLVNFQTLKPLEKEKVLNLALKKAVIIHTSTNIEHSNFQILELGEDEKSFESNGILTIDDYVKHIIISYQNIFPDTDLSKKLGISRKSLWEKRKKYGITKKK, encoded by the coding sequence ATGAAAGTTTTAATAGTAGAAAATGAATTTTATTTAGCCCAAAGCATAGGATCAAAGCTTAATTCTATAGGTTATGATTGTGATATTATCGCAAATGTTAATGAGCTGACTCATCATGATTATGAAATCATTTTGCTTTCTACTAGTATGGCTAATTTTGAACATATTATAGAAATTTTTAAGCATAAAATCATTATTTTACTCATATCTTACATAAGTTCAGATACTGTTTTAGCTCCTTTAAAATCTGGTGCTAGTGATTACATACAAAAACCTTTCATGATAGAAGAATTAATGCGCAAGATTAAGCATTTTCAAGAATTTAAAAAAATCACTATGCTAAATAGCACCTATCAAGCATATTTAAAACATAAATTTGAAACAGCAAAACTACCAACTTTTGATTATAAAAAATTCAAATTACCTTTGATTTTAAAAACTAATAATCAAATTTTTGCTGATCATTTTGTATTTAATTATACTAATGAGCACAACATCGCAAATGTTTATATAGATCTTTCACACCAACAAAATTTAGATAAAATTTTCAAAGACAATTCTTTGTATTATTTGGTTAATTTTCAGACCCTAAAGCCCTTAGAAAAAGAAAAGGTGTTAAACCTTGCTTTAAAAAAGGCTGTTATTATACATACAAGTACGAATATTGAGCATAGCAATTTTCAAATTTTAGAGCTAGGTGAAGATGAAAAAAGTTTTGAAAGTAATGGAATTTTAACCATTGATGATTATGTTAAGCATATTATCATTAGTTATCAAAATATCTTTCCTGATACGGATTTATCCAAAAAATTAGGAATTTCAAGAAAATCTTTATGGGAAAAAAGGAAAAAATATGGCATTACAAAGAAAAAATAG